Proteins co-encoded in one Ruegeria pomeroyi DSS-3 genomic window:
- a CDS encoding sigma-54-dependent transcriptional regulator, whose translation MIGKVLLVDDDAAVREALGQTLDLADYAVQTAGSFVAAKDHITATFDGVIVSDIRMPGRDGFHLLSYAQDIDPDLPVILLTGEGDIPMAVRAMGDGAFDFLEKPCAAADLLAVIARAMAARAQVLETRALKRQLDRGDPAARMLFGTSARAEALRERVRGVAPTGAEVLVTGPAGSGISKVAEVIHLMSPRALGGFVKRAAAGLDAAELSRLSSETAQGSLFLDEVSALSQAAQYALLEEMEQAGGARLLAGSTADLAALVGKGSFNADLFYRLEGMQVRIPALAERPEDIPVIFRHYVMQAAEQAGIATPAVTPDHLAALMAQDWPGNARSLMSAAMRFVLGMPEEVSEAAELGLAEQMARVERTLLIAALGRHNGRAVEAAQALKLPRKTFYDKLARYGIKPEAYRR comes from the coding sequence ATGATCGGAAAGGTCCTGCTGGTCGATGACGACGCGGCGGTGCGCGAGGCGCTGGGGCAGACGCTGGATCTGGCCGATTACGCGGTTCAGACGGCCGGGTCCTTTGTCGCGGCCAAGGATCATATCACTGCCACTTTCGACGGGGTCATCGTGTCCGATATCCGTATGCCTGGGCGCGACGGGTTCCACCTGCTGTCCTATGCGCAGGATATCGACCCGGATCTGCCGGTGATCCTGCTGACCGGCGAGGGGGACATACCGATGGCGGTGCGCGCCATGGGGGATGGCGCCTTTGATTTCTTGGAAAAACCCTGTGCCGCCGCCGACCTGCTGGCGGTGATCGCGCGCGCCATGGCGGCGCGCGCGCAGGTGCTAGAGACCCGGGCGCTGAAACGGCAGCTTGACCGGGGGGATCCGGCGGCGCGGATGCTGTTTGGCACTTCGGCCCGGGCCGAGGCACTGCGCGAGCGGGTGCGCGGCGTCGCCCCCACCGGTGCCGAGGTGCTGGTGACCGGTCCGGCGGGCAGCGGTATTTCCAAAGTGGCCGAGGTGATCCACCTGATGTCTCCGCGCGCGCTGGGCGGTTTTGTCAAACGGGCCGCAGCCGGGCTGGACGCGGCCGAGCTGTCCCGGCTCAGCTCCGAGACCGCGCAGGGCTCGCTGTTCCTGGACGAGGTTTCGGCCCTCTCGCAGGCGGCGCAATACGCGCTGCTGGAAGAGATGGAACAGGCCGGTGGCGCAAGGCTGCTGGCGGGCAGCACCGCCGATCTGGCCGCGCTGGTGGGGAAGGGGAGTTTCAACGCCGACCTGTTCTATCGGCTGGAGGGGATGCAAGTACGCATTCCGGCGTTGGCGGAACGGCCCGAGGATATCCCGGTGATCTTTCGCCATTACGTGATGCAGGCGGCGGAACAGGCCGGCATCGCCACGCCTGCCGTGACGCCCGACCATCTTGCGGCGCTGATGGCGCAGGATTGGCCCGGTAACGCGCGCTCGCTGATGTCGGCGGCCATGCGTTTCGTGCTGGGCATGCCCGAGGAGGTGAGCGAGGCCGCCGAGCTGGGGCTGGCCGAGCAGATGGCACGGGTGGAACGCACGCTGCTGATCGCGGCGCTGGGGCGCCACAACGGCCGCGCCGTCGAGGCGGCACAGGCGCTGAAACTGCCGCGCAAGACCTTTTACGACAAGCTGGCCCGCTACGGCATCAAGCCCGAAGCCTATCGCCGCTAG
- a CDS encoding sensor histidine kinase: protein MRRWWVISGFLAAVALLAAGVWTYGYGQALSQLARRAEADLELASDRLGTQLQVYQELAVLMAEHPALKGLEQPVRRPAAQALLLEVADKTAALDVLFAAPDGRVLASAHGAAGKDVARWPAFRRAMHGALGSEHGLLPGAFRRAYAYAAPSFGADGRVMGALIVIADVADIEQTWRGNTPAVFFTDDRGEVFVSNRSELLFWTRPAGKAGLAPAKGPAHEFAAYRVGGHEIWRLDWGPYLPARALHMTRPLPVIGMTGEVLVDVAPARRIAGLQAAAVAAICLAFGAMLFLATERRRTLSEANQVLESRVAQRTRALTAANSALRREVAERQEAEAALKRAQAELVQAGKLSALGQMSAGISHELNQPLMAIRQFADNGTAFLARGKTDKARENLGRISDMAARMARIIKNLRAFARNESEPVGRVDLVQVIEAAVELTEARLREHAVTLDWNPGTVGPVSARGGEVRLTQVFVNLITNAADAMMDQDRRHIRIAIETGPRLLVRVQDCGPGLKEPEKVFEPFYSTKAVGSSEGMGLGLSISYGLVQSFGGNIRGSNTGSGAEFTVELDPWQEEAAA from the coding sequence ATGCGGCGCTGGTGGGTCATTTCGGGGTTTCTGGCGGCGGTGGCCCTGTTGGCCGCCGGTGTTTGGACCTATGGCTATGGTCAGGCGTTAAGCCAGCTGGCCCGCCGGGCCGAGGCCGATCTGGAACTGGCCAGCGACCGGTTGGGTACACAGTTGCAGGTCTATCAGGAACTGGCCGTGCTGATGGCCGAACATCCCGCGCTCAAGGGGCTGGAGCAGCCCGTCCGCCGTCCCGCGGCGCAGGCGCTGCTGCTGGAGGTCGCCGACAAGACCGCCGCGCTGGACGTGCTGTTTGCTGCGCCCGACGGTCGGGTTCTGGCCTCGGCGCATGGGGCAGCGGGGAAGGATGTGGCGCGCTGGCCCGCCTTTCGCCGCGCCATGCATGGCGCGCTTGGCAGCGAACACGGGCTGTTGCCCGGTGCGTTCCGCCGCGCCTATGCCTATGCCGCGCCCTCCTTTGGCGCGGATGGCCGGGTGATGGGCGCCCTGATCGTGATCGCCGATGTGGCCGATATCGAACAGACCTGGCGCGGCAATACGCCCGCCGTGTTCTTTACCGATGACCGGGGCGAGGTATTCGTCTCCAACCGCTCGGAACTGCTGTTCTGGACCCGCCCCGCCGGCAAGGCCGGGTTGGCGCCCGCCAAGGGACCGGCACATGAATTCGCCGCTTACCGGGTGGGCGGGCACGAGATCTGGCGGCTTGACTGGGGGCCCTATCTGCCAGCACGGGCCCTGCACATGACCCGGCCGCTGCCGGTGATCGGCATGACGGGCGAGGTGCTGGTCGACGTGGCGCCTGCCCGCCGCATCGCCGGATTGCAGGCGGCGGCGGTGGCGGCGATCTGCCTGGCCTTTGGCGCCATGCTTTTTCTGGCGACCGAGCGTCGCCGCACCCTGTCCGAGGCCAATCAGGTTCTGGAAAGCCGGGTGGCCCAGCGTACCCGGGCGCTCACCGCCGCCAACAGCGCGCTGCGCCGCGAGGTGGCCGAACGGCAAGAGGCCGAGGCGGCGCTGAAGCGCGCCCAGGCCGAACTGGTGCAGGCTGGCAAGCTGAGCGCGCTGGGGCAGATGTCGGCGGGTATCAGCCACGAGTTGAACCAGCCGCTGATGGCGATCCGGCAATTTGCCGATAACGGCACCGCCTTTCTGGCACGGGGCAAGACCGACAAGGCGCGCGAAAACCTGGGCCGCATTTCGGACATGGCGGCGCGGATGGCGCGGATCATCAAGAACCTGCGCGCATTCGCCCGCAACGAGAGCGAACCGGTGGGCCGGGTCGATCTGGTGCAGGTGATCGAGGCGGCGGTGGAACTGACCGAGGCGCGGCTGCGTGAGCATGCGGTGACGCTCGACTGGAACCCGGGCACCGTCGGCCCGGTCTCTGCCCGCGGCGGCGAGGTGAGGCTGACCCAGGTCTTTGTCAACCTGATCACCAATGCCGCCGATGCGATGATGGATCAGGACCGGCGCCATATCCGCATCGCGATCGAGACCGGCCCCCGGTTGCTGGTGCGAGTACAGGATTGCGGCCCGGGGTTGAAGGAACCCGAGAAGGTGTTCGAACCCTTCTATTCCACCAAGGCGGTGGGCAGTTCCGAGGGGATGGGCCTGGGTCTGTCGATCTCTTACGGGCTGGTGCAAAGCTTTGGCGGCAATATCCGGGGCAGCAATACCGGCAGCGGCGCCGAATTCACGGTCGAGCTTGACCCCTGGCAAGAGGAGGCAGCGGCATGA
- a CDS encoding Lrp/AsnC family transcriptional regulator produces the protein MSVRIDETDRKILVELQRDASQSLDEIASRVGSSKTPVWNRIRKLKGAGVIGQQTVILDPEALGFEACFFVLIRTSEHEAEWQQQFLKALQDRPEVQEAHRLAGDIDYILKVRVKNARAYDAFYQALISEVRVHNVTALLSMEEIKSTTVLPL, from the coding sequence ATGTCAGTGCGCATTGACGAAACGGACCGGAAAATTCTGGTCGAGCTGCAACGCGATGCCAGCCAGTCGTTGGACGAGATCGCCAGCCGGGTCGGCAGTTCCAAGACCCCGGTCTGGAATCGCATTCGCAAGCTCAAGGGGGCTGGCGTGATCGGTCAGCAGACGGTGATCCTCGACCCCGAGGCGCTGGGATTCGAGGCCTGTTTCTTTGTCCTTATCCGCACCTCGGAACACGAGGCGGAATGGCAGCAACAGTTCCTCAAGGCGCTTCAGGACCGCCCCGAGGTGCAGGAGGCGCACCGGCTGGCGGGCGATATCGACTATATCCTCAAGGTGCGCGTCAAGAATGCCCGCGCCTATGATGCCTTCTATCAGGCGCTGATCTCCGAGGTGCGGGTGCACAATGTCACCGCGCTCTTGTCGATGGAGGAGATCAAATCCACCACCGTCCTGCCGCTGTGA
- the cobA gene encoding uroporphyrinogen-III C-methyltransferase gives MTASRIYPGSGHVDFVGAGPGDPDLLTVAALKAFAAADVVLHDRLISDAVLALAGETATLVDVGKAGFGPSWKQGDIDALLVDHASRGARVVRLKSGDPTVFGRLDEEIDAVSAAGISWRIVPGITAASAAVAGIGQSLTRRGRNSAVRFLTGHDMQGFADHDWTALARPGAVAAIYMGKKSARFVQGRLIMHGADRATPVTLVENASRPDQRVLATTLDRLPADLAAAEMDGPALTFLGLAPRDAATALSTINKELA, from the coding sequence ATGACAGCCTCGCGCATATACCCGGGTTCCGGACATGTCGATTTTGTCGGCGCAGGTCCCGGCGATCCCGATCTGCTGACGGTCGCGGCGCTCAAGGCGTTTGCGGCGGCGGATGTGGTTCTGCATGACCGGCTGATCAGCGATGCGGTGCTGGCACTGGCGGGTGAAACCGCCACGCTGGTCGATGTGGGCAAGGCCGGGTTCGGCCCCTCGTGGAAGCAGGGCGACATCGACGCGCTGCTGGTGGACCATGCCAGCCGCGGCGCCCGGGTGGTGCGGCTGAAATCGGGCGATCCGACCGTGTTCGGACGCCTGGATGAAGAGATCGACGCGGTCTCGGCCGCCGGGATCAGCTGGCGCATCGTGCCGGGCATCACCGCCGCCTCGGCGGCGGTGGCGGGCATCGGGCAGAGCCTGACCCGGCGCGGGCGCAACAGCGCGGTGCGCTTTCTGACCGGCCATGACATGCAAGGCTTTGCCGATCACGACTGGACGGCCCTGGCCCGCCCCGGCGCGGTGGCCGCGATCTATATGGGCAAGAAATCGGCCCGCTTCGTTCAGGGGCGGCTGATCATGCACGGCGCCGACCGCGCCACCCCGGTGACGCTGGTGGAAAACGCCTCTCGCCCGGATCAGCGGGTGCTGGCCACCACGCTTGATCGCCTGCCCGCCGATCTGGCCGCCGCCGAGATGGACGGCCCCGCCCTTACCTTTCTGGGTCTGGCCCCGCGCGATGCGGCGACCGCCCTCAGCACGATCAACAAGGAGCTTGCCTGA
- a CDS encoding DUF2849 domain-containing protein, translating into MARAFTPKVVTANDLLDGDVIYQTADDRWSRVLSEAELITDEAHAQLRLLDASRQAARVVGAYLADARPGPNGPEPVHFREDFRRTGPSNYAHGKQETSPQPRT; encoded by the coding sequence ATGGCCCGCGCATTCACTCCCAAGGTTGTCACCGCCAATGACCTGCTCGATGGCGACGTGATCTATCAGACCGCCGATGACCGCTGGTCGCGCGTGCTGTCCGAGGCCGAGCTGATCACCGACGAGGCGCACGCGCAGCTGCGGCTGCTGGACGCCTCGCGCCAGGCCGCCCGCGTCGTGGGCGCCTATCTGGCCGATGCCCGCCCCGGCCCGAACGGCCCTGAACCCGTACATTTTCGAGAGGATTTCCGCCGGACCGGCCCGTCCAACTATGCCCATGGCAAGCAGGAAACCTCTCCGCAGCCCCGGACCTGA
- a CDS encoding nitrite/sulfite reductase, with product MYRYSEFDTAFLAERNAQFRAQVERRIDGSLTEDEFKPLRLMNGLYLQLHAYMLRVAIPYGTLNAAQMRQLALLAEKWDKGYGHFTTRQNIQYNWPKLRDVPDMLDALAEVGLHAIQTSGNTIRNVTADHFAGAAADEVADPRPYAELLRQWSTDHPEFQFMPRKFKIAITGSANDRAVIKAHDIGLQLVVRDGVLGARVIVGGGLGRTPMIGQELSPFVAFDDLLAYLEATVSVWNQIGRRDNKYKARIKITVFEHGIEAIRARVNERFVKVRGRFKGADMALLDEIKGHFAPPSWRTSSLAPFEAAYAKDPVFRSWVDTNIAAHKQADHAIVTISLKAHGATPGDATAEQMRVMADLAERYGYDELRISHEQNVILPHVHKSDLPAIHAELAANGLGTANIGLISDIIACPGMDYCALATARSIPVAQEIATRFEELKLEHEIGALKIKISGCINACGHHHVGHIGILGLDRAGVENYQITLGGDATETAAIGERTGPGFAYDQIVPAVERIVETYLDQRRDREESFIETYRRVGMAPFKAALYPEARADAA from the coding sequence ATGTATCGCTATTCCGAATTCGACACCGCCTTTCTTGCCGAGCGCAACGCCCAGTTCCGCGCCCAGGTGGAACGCCGCATCGACGGCTCGCTGACCGAAGACGAGTTCAAGCCGCTGCGCCTGATGAACGGGCTCTACCTGCAACTGCACGCCTATATGCTGCGGGTGGCGATCCCCTATGGCACGCTGAACGCGGCCCAGATGCGGCAGCTGGCGCTGCTGGCAGAGAAATGGGACAAGGGTTACGGCCATTTCACCACCCGCCAGAACATCCAGTACAACTGGCCCAAGCTGCGCGACGTGCCCGACATGCTGGACGCGCTGGCCGAGGTCGGGCTGCACGCGATCCAGACCAGCGGCAACACCATCCGCAACGTGACCGCAGACCATTTCGCCGGTGCCGCGGCGGATGAGGTGGCCGACCCCCGCCCCTATGCCGAACTGCTGCGCCAGTGGTCGACCGACCATCCCGAGTTCCAGTTCATGCCGCGCAAGTTCAAGATCGCCATCACCGGATCCGCCAATGACCGTGCGGTGATCAAGGCGCATGACATCGGCCTGCAACTGGTGGTGCGCGACGGCGTACTGGGCGCCCGCGTCATCGTTGGCGGCGGGCTGGGCCGCACGCCGATGATCGGGCAGGAGCTGAGCCCCTTTGTCGCCTTTGACGATCTGCTGGCCTATCTCGAAGCCACCGTTTCGGTGTGGAACCAGATCGGGCGGCGCGACAACAAGTACAAGGCACGCATCAAGATCACCGTTTTCGAGCACGGGATCGAGGCGATCCGGGCTCGGGTGAACGAGCGGTTCGTCAAGGTGCGTGGCCGGTTCAAGGGCGCCGACATGGCGCTGCTGGACGAGATCAAGGGGCATTTCGCTCCTCCGTCCTGGCGGACGTCCTCGCTGGCGCCGTTCGAAGCGGCCTATGCCAAGGATCCGGTGTTCCGCTCCTGGGTCGATACCAATATCGCCGCCCACAAGCAGGCCGATCATGCCATTGTCACCATCTCGCTCAAGGCGCATGGCGCCACCCCGGGCGACGCCACCGCCGAACAGATGCGGGTGATGGCCGATCTGGCCGAGCGCTATGGTTATGACGAGCTGCGCATCAGCCACGAGCAGAACGTGATCCTGCCGCATGTGCACAAATCCGACCTGCCCGCGATTCATGCCGAGCTGGCCGCAAACGGGCTGGGCACCGCCAATATCGGCCTGATCAGCGATATCATCGCCTGCCCCGGCATGGATTACTGCGCGCTGGCCACTGCCCGCTCGATCCCCGTGGCACAGGAGATTGCCACCCGCTTCGAAGAGCTGAAGCTGGAGCATGAGATCGGCGCGCTCAAGATCAAGATCTCGGGCTGCATCAATGCCTGCGGCCATCACCATGTGGGCCATATCGGCATCCTCGGTCTCGACCGGGCGGGCGTCGAGAACTATCAGATCACCCTTGGGGGCGACGCCACCGAAACCGCCGCCATCGGCGAGCGGACCGGCCCCGGCTTTGCCTATGACCAGATCGTTCCGGCGGTTGAACGGATCGTGGAAACCTATCTGGATCAGCGGCGTGACCGCGAGGAGAGCTTTATCGAGACCTATCGCAGGGTTGGCATGGCGCCGTTCAAGGCGGCGCTGTATCCCGAGGCCCGCGCCGATGCCGCTTGA
- a CDS encoding phosphoadenylyl-sulfate reductase: MPLDEIQTELGRDRSVLTQKVAALNARYKHHSATDVMHGALREAGDIALVSSFGAESVVLLHMAAVIDRQVPVLFIDTQMLFAETLVYQQEVSERLGLKNVQVIRAAEDDVARDDPYGALRLRDTDACCTLRKTIPLQRALSGYDGWITGRKRFQAGTRAALDFFEVEDGTGRIKVNPLAHWAPEDVRAYMEENRLPRHPLVAQGYPSIGCAPCTSPVAPGEDPRAGRWRNQNKEECGIHFVDGKMVRNGDKT; this comes from the coding sequence ATGCCGCTTGACGAGATCCAGACGGAACTGGGCCGCGACCGGAGCGTTTTGACGCAGAAGGTCGCGGCGCTCAACGCCCGCTACAAGCATCACAGCGCCACCGATGTCATGCACGGGGCGCTACGCGAGGCGGGCGATATCGCACTGGTGTCAAGCTTTGGCGCGGAATCGGTGGTGTTGTTGCACATGGCGGCGGTGATCGACCGCCAGGTGCCGGTGTTGTTCATCGACACCCAGATGCTGTTTGCCGAAACGCTGGTCTATCAGCAGGAGGTGAGCGAGCGTCTGGGCCTGAAGAACGTGCAGGTGATCCGCGCCGCCGAGGATGACGTTGCCCGCGACGACCCCTATGGCGCCCTGCGCCTGCGCGATACCGATGCCTGCTGCACCCTGCGCAAGACGATCCCACTGCAACGAGCGCTGTCGGGCTATGACGGCTGGATCACCGGGCGCAAGCGGTTTCAGGCCGGCACCCGCGCCGCGCTCGACTTCTTCGAGGTCGAGGACGGCACCGGCCGGATCAAGGTCAACCCGCTGGCCCATTGGGCCCCCGAGGACGTGCGCGCCTATATGGAGGAAAACCGCCTGCCCCGGCATCCGCTGGTGGCACAGGGATACCCCTCGATCGGCTGCGCACCCTGCACGTCGCCGGTGGCGCCCGGAGAGGACCCGCGCGCCGGACGCTGGCGCAACCAGAACAAGGAAGAATGCGGCATCCATTTCGTCGATGGCAAGATGGTGCGCAACGGAGACAAGACATGA
- a CDS encoding DUF934 domain-containing protein, giving the protein MTVIVTDQGFQPEDWTDGFVALGDVANDVVALDVPADADPDTLATRLDRVRMVRVDFPSFADGRGFTIARTLRLHGYTGRLRAKGHVLADQYAMARRAGFDEVEIDAALADRQPEAQWLARADWQAHDYQARLRG; this is encoded by the coding sequence ATGACTGTGATCGTGACCGACCAGGGCTTTCAGCCCGAAGACTGGACCGACGGATTCGTCGCCCTGGGCGATGTGGCCAATGACGTGGTGGCGCTGGACGTGCCCGCCGATGCCGACCCCGACACGCTGGCCACGCGGTTGGACCGGGTGCGGATGGTACGGGTGGATTTCCCCTCGTTCGCCGATGGGCGCGGCTTTACCATCGCACGCACCCTGCGCCTGCACGGTTATACCGGGCGGCTGCGGGCCAAGGGCCATGTGCTGGCCGATCAATATGCCATGGCGCGGCGCGCCGGGTTCGACGAGGTCGAGATTGACGCGGCCCTTGCCGATCGCCAGCCCGAGGCGCAGTGGCTGGCCCGGGCCGACTGGCAGGCGCATGACTATCAGGCCCGTCTGCGCGGCTGA
- a CDS encoding ferredoxin--NADP reductase: MTEMRPVTEAAAIKAPTLPDSQTVTQVKHWTDRLFSFRVTRPASLRFRSGEFVMIGLLGDNGKPLLRAYSIASPAWDEELEFYSIKVQDGPLTSKLQHIQPGDEIILRPKPVGTLVHDALLPGKRIWFFATGTGFAPFASLLREPQTYEDYDEVIITHTCREVAELEYGRQLIEEIRQDELLAELMGEGFADKIRYYPTTTREESPRMGRITELLKDGTVFADLGIDGGIKAETDRAMVCGSLAFNHDIKAILEGFGLTEGANSDPREFVIEKAFVG; this comes from the coding sequence ATGACCGAGATGAGACCCGTGACCGAAGCCGCTGCCATCAAGGCCCCCACCCTTCCCGACTCCCAGACCGTAACGCAAGTGAAACACTGGACCGACCGGTTGTTCTCGTTCCGTGTCACGCGCCCCGCCAGCCTGCGCTTCCGCTCGGGCGAATTCGTGATGATCGGGCTGTTGGGCGACAATGGCAAACCGCTTCTGCGCGCCTATTCCATTGCCTCACCCGCCTGGGACGAAGAGCTGGAATTCTACTCGATCAAGGTGCAGGACGGGCCGCTGACCTCGAAGCTTCAGCATATCCAGCCCGGGGACGAGATCATCCTGCGGCCCAAGCCGGTGGGCACGCTGGTGCATGACGCGCTGTTGCCCGGCAAGCGCATCTGGTTCTTTGCCACCGGCACCGGTTTTGCACCCTTCGCCTCGCTTCTGCGCGAGCCGCAGACCTATGAGGATTATGACGAGGTCATCATCACCCATACATGCCGCGAGGTGGCGGAACTGGAATATGGCCGCCAGCTGATCGAGGAGATCCGCCAGGACGAGCTCTTGGCCGAACTGATGGGCGAAGGCTTTGCCGACAAGATCCGCTATTACCCCACCACCACCCGCGAAGAGAGCCCGCGCATGGGCCGCATCACCGAACTGCTCAAGGACGGCACCGTATTCGCCGATCTCGGCATCGACGGCGGCATCAAGGCGGAAACCGACCGCGCCATGGTCTGTGGCAGCCTTGCCTTCAACCATGACATCAAGGCCATTCTCGAAGGGTTCGGCCTGACCGAAGGCGCCAATTCCGACCCGCGCGAGTTCGTGATCGAAAAGGCCTTTGTGGGCTGA
- the infC gene encoding translation initiation factor IF-3, with protein sequence MARRPHNAPPQRDTGPRVNDKIRASEIRLIGADGENVGVVHPAKAMAMAEEAGLDLVEISPNATPPVCKIMDFGKYKYEQQKRESEARKKQKIIEVKEVKFRPNTDTHDYEVKMRNVYKFLENGDKVKVTLRFRGREMAHQNLGRELLERVAEDVKEMGKIENMPKMEGRQMIMMIGPLPQK encoded by the coding sequence ATAGCCCGCAGACCCCACAACGCGCCGCCGCAACGCGACACCGGCCCGCGCGTCAATGACAAGATCCGTGCCTCCGAAATCCGCCTGATCGGCGCAGATGGTGAAAATGTCGGTGTCGTGCATCCCGCCAAGGCCATGGCCATGGCCGAGGAAGCCGGGCTCGATCTGGTCGAGATTTCCCCCAATGCCACGCCCCCGGTCTGCAAGATCATGGACTTTGGCAAATACAAGTACGAGCAGCAGAAGCGCGAAAGCGAAGCGCGCAAGAAGCAGAAGATCATCGAGGTCAAAGAGGTCAAGTTCCGCCCCAACACGGACACGCATGACTATGAGGTCAAGATGCGCAACGTGTACAAGTTCCTGGAAAACGGGGACAAGGTGAAGGTTACACTGCGCTTTCGCGGGCGCGAGATGGCGCACCAGAACCTGGGTCGTGAATTGCTGGAACGGGTGGCGGAAGACGTCAAGGAAATGGGCAAGATCGAGAATATGCCCAAGATGGAAGGCCGTCAAATGATCATGATGATCGGCCCGTTGCCGCAGAAGTAA
- a CDS encoding molybdopterin-binding protein — protein MRFGPVPVAGADGAILAHSVQAGPKKLRKGLRLEPGHLEQLAQAGIAEVIVARLDPGDCHEDDAARQLAAALAPDPGAAGLRVSAPFTGRVNLLAEGPGVVCLDVAAIERFNLVHPMITVATVPQHQQMGPGGMVATIKVISYAVPQADVTRAVEAARGAIRLASPVLRSAGLVVTEIPGGPPNDKGIAAIRGRVEALGLTLDDLRLVPHRGGDLAAAISEISGDMVLILTGSATSDPEDVAPAALRAAGGAVERFGMPVDPGNLLFLGALGARPVIGLPGCARSPALNGADWVLSRVACGVPVTGRDIAAMGVGGLLKEIPTRPQPRAGRAGASESGPKTDSQTA, from the coding sequence ATGAGGTTCGGCCCCGTCCCGGTTGCCGGGGCCGACGGTGCGATCCTGGCCCATTCGGTGCAGGCGGGGCCGAAGAAGCTGCGCAAGGGGCTGCGGCTGGAACCCGGGCATCTGGAACAGCTGGCTCAGGCGGGCATCGCCGAGGTGATCGTGGCGCGGCTTGACCCCGGCGATTGTCACGAGGATGACGCCGCTCGGCAACTGGCCGCCGCGCTGGCGCCCGATCCGGGCGCCGCCGGGCTGCGGGTGAGCGCGCCCTTTACCGGTCGCGTCAACTTGCTGGCCGAGGGGCCGGGGGTGGTTTGCCTCGACGTGGCCGCGATCGAGCGCTTCAACCTGGTGCATCCGATGATCACCGTGGCCACGGTGCCGCAGCATCAGCAGATGGGGCCGGGCGGCATGGTGGCCACGATCAAGGTGATCTCCTATGCGGTGCCTCAGGCCGATGTGACCCGCGCGGTAGAGGCCGCGCGGGGTGCGATCCGCCTGGCCTCGCCGGTACTGCGCAGCGCGGGGCTGGTGGTCACCGAGATCCCGGGCGGCCCGCCCAATGACAAGGGTATCGCTGCGATCCGGGGCCGGGTCGAGGCGCTGGGCCTGACACTCGACGACCTGCGGCTGGTGCCCCATCGCGGTGGCGACCTGGCGGCGGCGATCTCGGAAATCTCCGGTGACATGGTGCTGATCCTCACCGGCTCGGCCACCTCGGACCCCGAGGATGTGGCCCCCGCCGCCCTCCGCGCGGCGGGCGGCGCAGTCGAGCGGTTCGGCATGCCGGTCGATCCGGGTAACCTGCTGTTTCTGGGCGCGCTCGGGGCGCGTCCGGTGATCGGCCTGCCGGGCTGTGCCCGTTCACCTGCGCTGAACGGCGCGGATTGGGTGCTGTCACGGGTGGCCTGCGGGGTGCCGGTGACAGGCCGCGACATCGCCGCGATGGGGGTCGGCGGACTACTCAAGGAGATCCCGACCCGCCCACAACCTCGTGCAGGGCGCGCGGGCGCTTCAGAGAGCGGGCCAAAAACGGATTCGCAGACCGCTTGA